Proteins encoded together in one Mycobacterium noviomagense window:
- a CDS encoding DUF2630 family protein has product MAEERRPTDQDTLARIRDLVAEEKTLREQLVHKDITESEEHARLRRVETELDQCWDLLRQRRALRETGGDPREARVRPPDQVEGYLS; this is encoded by the coding sequence GTGGCAGAGGAAAGAAGACCCACCGACCAAGACACACTGGCTCGCATTCGGGACTTGGTTGCCGAAGAGAAGACGCTGCGCGAGCAGCTGGTGCACAAAGACATCACTGAGTCGGAGGAGCACGCGCGGCTGCGCCGCGTCGAGACAGAACTCGACCAGTGTTGGGATCTGCTGCGACAGCGTCGGGCCCTGCGCGAAACCGGTGGTGACCCCCGCGAGGCGCGTGTGCGCCCGCCCGACCAAGTCGAGGGCTACCTCAGCTAA
- a CDS encoding phytoene desaturase family protein, which produces MVVGGGHNGLVAAAYLARAGLRVRVLERLEHVGGAAVSAHVFDGVDAQLSRYAYLVSLLPPRIVDDIGAPVRLARRRYASYSPDPANAGRTGLLIGAHNMFPAIGAADDERGFTEFYRRCRLVTEPMWPTLLEPLRTRAQMRRHVIDHSPPAAADAWQAMIEEPIGRAIAAGVGNDLVRGVIATDALIGTFERLDDASLRQNTCFLYHLLGQGTGQWDVPVGGMGSVTTALAAAAAGYGAEITTGADVYAIDPDGEVCYRVGDDERLVTGRHILAGVTPVVLADLLGEHRPPLAHGCQVKVNMVVRRLPRLRDDAVIPEQAFGGTFHVNETWSQLDAAYSMAAHGRVPDPLPCEIYCHSLTDPSVLSPALRHSGAATLTVFGLHTPHALLSDAGPEVVREQLTDAVLASLNSLLAEPIQEVLMADAHGRPCIETKTTLDLERTLAMSGGNIFHGALCWPFAEDDDPLDTPARQWGVATGHERIMLCGSASRRGRAVSGIGGHNAAMAVVAGQARRTPL; this is translated from the coding sequence ATTGTGGTGGGCGGGGGGCATAACGGGTTAGTCGCGGCCGCGTATCTGGCCCGCGCCGGCCTACGCGTGCGGGTCCTGGAGCGGTTGGAACATGTCGGCGGAGCCGCGGTGTCGGCGCACGTCTTCGACGGCGTCGACGCACAGCTCTCGCGGTACGCCTACCTGGTCAGCCTGCTGCCACCGCGCATCGTCGACGATATCGGTGCTCCCGTGCGACTGGCGCGGCGGCGATATGCGTCCTATAGCCCCGACCCGGCCAACGCCGGGCGCACGGGCCTGCTCATCGGTGCGCACAACATGTTTCCCGCGATCGGAGCCGCCGACGACGAACGCGGCTTCACCGAGTTCTACCGGCGCTGCCGACTGGTGACCGAGCCGATGTGGCCGACGCTGCTCGAGCCGCTGCGCACCCGTGCGCAGATGCGCCGCCACGTCATCGACCACAGTCCCCCAGCGGCCGCCGACGCGTGGCAGGCGATGATCGAGGAACCGATCGGACGCGCCATCGCCGCGGGGGTGGGCAACGACCTCGTCCGCGGTGTGATCGCAACCGACGCGCTGATCGGCACCTTCGAGCGGCTCGACGATGCCTCGCTGCGCCAGAACACCTGCTTTCTGTATCACCTGCTTGGCCAGGGTACTGGCCAATGGGATGTGCCGGTGGGCGGCATGGGCTCGGTGACGACGGCCCTGGCCGCGGCGGCAGCGGGTTATGGTGCCGAAATCACCACTGGCGCAGACGTTTACGCCATTGATCCCGACGGCGAAGTGTGCTACCGCGTCGGCGACGACGAGCGGTTGGTCACGGGCCGACACATTCTGGCCGGTGTCACACCGGTGGTGCTGGCCGACCTGCTAGGTGAACACCGACCGCCGCTGGCGCATGGTTGTCAAGTCAAAGTGAACATGGTGGTGCGGCGACTGCCCCGGTTGCGCGACGACGCAGTGATCCCCGAGCAAGCCTTCGGCGGGACATTCCACGTCAACGAGACGTGGAGCCAGCTGGATGCCGCCTACTCAATGGCAGCTCACGGCCGAGTACCTGATCCGTTGCCGTGCGAGATCTATTGCCATTCGCTGACCGACCCCAGTGTCTTGTCCCCGGCTTTGCGCCATTCCGGTGCAGCGACCCTGACGGTGTTCGGCCTGCACACGCCGCATGCGTTGCTTTCCGACGCCGGCCCTGAGGTAGTTCGCGAGCAGCTCACCGACGCCGTCTTGGCGTCGCTGAATTCGCTTCTGGCCGAGCCGATTCAAGAGGTGCTGATGGCCGACGCCCATGGCCGGCCCTGCATCGAGACGAAGACCACGCTGGATTTAGAGCGGACGCTGGCGATGAGCGGCGGCAACATCTTTCACGGCGCATTGTGTTGGCCGTTCGCCGAGGACGACGACCCGCTCGATACACCAGCGCGCCAATGGGGGGTAGCCACCGGCCACGAGCGAATCATGTTGTGCGGCTCGGCGTCTCGCCGCGGTCGTGCAGTGTCAGGTATCGGTGGTCACAACGCCGCGATGGCGGTAGTGGCCGGGCAGGCCCGGCGAACACCGCTGTAG
- a CDS encoding citrate synthase has translation MAASDDIATLRYPGGELDLEIVHATEGADGIALGPLLAKTGYTTFDTGYANTASTKSSICFIDGEAGILRYRGYPIEQLAEKSTFIEVSYLLIYGELPTKEQLAAFTRQIQRHTLLHEDLKRFFDGFPRNAHPMPVLSSAVNALSAYYQDSLDPMDSDQVELSTIRLLAKLPTIAAYAYKKSVGQPFLYPDNSHTLVENFLRMTFGLPAEPYEVDPEVVRALDMLFILHADHEQNCSTSTVRLVGSSQANLFTSISGGINALWGPLHGGANQAVLEMLEKIRQEGGDVHEFVRKVKNREAGVKLMGFGHRVYKNYDPRARIVKEQADKILGKVGADDDLLDIAKALEEAALTDDYFIERKLYPNVDFYTGLIYRAIGFPVRMFTVLFALGRLPGWIAHWREMHDEGDSRIGRPRQIYTGYGERDYVTIDAR, from the coding sequence GTGGCCGCAAGCGACGACATCGCCACTCTCCGCTACCCGGGTGGCGAGTTGGACTTGGAGATCGTGCACGCCACGGAAGGAGCCGACGGCATTGCGCTCGGCCCGCTGCTGGCCAAGACGGGGTACACCACGTTCGACACCGGTTACGCCAACACCGCCTCGACCAAAAGCTCCATCTGCTTCATCGACGGTGAAGCCGGAATCCTGCGCTACCGCGGCTATCCGATCGAGCAGCTCGCCGAGAAGTCGACGTTCATCGAGGTCAGTTATCTGCTGATCTACGGGGAGCTGCCGACCAAGGAACAACTGGCCGCCTTCACCCGCCAGATTCAGCGGCACACCCTCTTGCACGAGGACCTCAAGCGGTTCTTCGACGGATTTCCCCGCAATGCACATCCCATGCCGGTGTTGTCCAGCGCCGTCAACGCGTTGAGTGCCTACTACCAGGACTCGCTGGACCCCATGGACAGCGATCAAGTCGAGCTGTCGACGATCCGGTTGTTGGCCAAGCTGCCCACCATCGCGGCCTATGCATACAAGAAGTCGGTCGGCCAGCCGTTCCTCTACCCGGACAACTCGCACACTTTGGTGGAGAACTTCTTGCGGATGACGTTCGGGTTGCCGGCCGAGCCCTACGAGGTTGACCCCGAAGTGGTCCGCGCGCTGGACATGCTGTTCATCTTGCACGCCGACCACGAGCAGAACTGTTCGACGTCGACGGTCCGGCTGGTCGGCTCGTCGCAGGCCAACCTGTTCACCTCGATATCGGGCGGCATCAATGCGTTGTGGGGACCGCTGCACGGCGGCGCCAACCAAGCGGTGCTGGAGATGCTGGAAAAGATCCGCCAAGAAGGCGGCGACGTTCACGAGTTCGTCCGCAAGGTGAAGAACCGCGAAGCCGGCGTCAAGCTGATGGGGTTCGGGCACCGCGTCTACAAGAACTACGACCCGCGAGCCCGCATCGTCAAAGAGCAAGCCGACAAGATTTTGGGCAAGGTCGGCGCCGACGACGATCTGCTGGACATCGCTAAGGCCCTCGAGGAAGCTGCCCTCACCGACGACTACTTCATCGAACGCAAGCTCTACCCCAACGTCGACTTCTACACCGGCCTGATCTATCGGGCCATCGGGTTCCCCGTGCGGATGTTCACGGTGCTGTTCGCGTTGGGCCGGCTGCCCGGGTGGATCGCGCACTGGCGTGAAATGCACGACGAGGGCGACAGCCGCATAGGCCGGCCCCGCCAGATCTACACCGGATACGGCGAGCGCGACTACGTCACGATCGACGCGCGTTAG